One stretch of Cellulomonas wangsupingiae DNA includes these proteins:
- the aspS gene encoding aspartate--tRNA ligase — protein sequence MLRTHSAGSLRAEHIGTTVTLTGWVDRRRDHGGVAFVDLRDASGIAQVVIRDEAVAHGLRAEYVLQVTGEVGRRPAGNENANLATGEVEVVAHEVVVLNESAPLPFQVSASVDEPVGEEARLRYRYLDLRRPAPARALRLRADVNRAARRVLDERGFVEVETPTLTRSTPEGARDFVVPARLAPGSWYALPQSPQLFKQLLMVAGLERYYQIARCYRDEDFRADRQPEFTQLDVEASFVEQDDVIELAEAVLTSLWELIGYTIPTPIPRMTYADAMRRYGTDKPDLRFGLELTDLTAYFADTPFRVFQAPYVGAVVQPGGAATPRRGFDAWQEWAKQRGAKGLAYVTVGDDGELGGPVAKNITEAERAGLAAAVGAEPGDAVFFAAGKQNEARALLGAARLEIGRRGGLIDEDAWSFVWVVDAPLFKPTGEDDDVAVGEGAWTAVHHAFTSPTPEWIDRFEEDPGAALAYAYDIVCNGNEIGGGSIRIHRRDVQQRVFEVMGIGEAEAQEKFGFLLDAFAFGAPPHGGIAFGWDRIVTLLTRSESIREVIAFPKSGGGYDPLTGAPAPISPEQRRETGVDAKPKQDAAGKTAAQG from the coding sequence GTGCTGCGCACCCACTCCGCCGGCTCGCTGCGGGCCGAGCACATCGGCACCACCGTCACCCTCACGGGCTGGGTGGACCGGCGGCGCGATCACGGCGGGGTCGCCTTCGTGGACCTGCGGGACGCCTCGGGCATCGCGCAGGTCGTCATCCGCGACGAGGCCGTCGCGCACGGCCTGCGGGCGGAGTACGTGCTGCAGGTGACCGGCGAGGTCGGTCGGCGTCCCGCGGGCAACGAGAACGCGAACCTGGCCACGGGCGAGGTCGAGGTCGTCGCGCACGAGGTCGTCGTGCTCAACGAGTCCGCGCCGCTGCCGTTCCAGGTGTCGGCGTCGGTCGACGAACCGGTCGGCGAGGAGGCGCGGCTGCGCTACCGCTACCTCGACCTGCGCCGCCCGGCGCCCGCGCGCGCGCTGCGGTTGCGCGCCGACGTCAACCGGGCCGCCCGCCGCGTGCTCGACGAGCGCGGCTTCGTCGAGGTCGAGACGCCGACGCTCACGCGCTCGACCCCCGAGGGCGCACGCGACTTCGTGGTCCCCGCCCGGCTCGCGCCGGGCAGCTGGTACGCGCTGCCGCAGTCGCCCCAGCTCTTCAAGCAGCTGCTGATGGTGGCCGGCCTCGAGCGCTACTACCAGATCGCCCGCTGCTACCGCGACGAGGACTTCCGCGCGGACCGGCAGCCGGAGTTCACGCAGCTGGACGTCGAGGCGAGCTTCGTCGAGCAGGACGACGTCATCGAGCTGGCCGAGGCGGTGCTGACCTCCCTGTGGGAGCTCATCGGCTACACGATCCCGACGCCGATCCCGCGCATGACGTACGCCGACGCGATGCGTCGGTACGGCACCGACAAGCCGGACCTGCGCTTCGGGCTCGAGCTGACCGACCTCACCGCGTACTTCGCGGACACGCCGTTCCGGGTGTTCCAGGCGCCGTACGTCGGTGCGGTCGTGCAGCCCGGCGGTGCCGCCACGCCGCGGCGCGGCTTCGACGCCTGGCAGGAGTGGGCCAAGCAGCGCGGTGCCAAGGGCCTGGCCTACGTCACCGTCGGCGACGACGGCGAGCTCGGCGGGCCGGTCGCCAAGAACATCACCGAGGCCGAGCGCGCGGGGCTCGCGGCCGCCGTGGGCGCCGAGCCCGGGGACGCCGTGTTCTTCGCCGCCGGCAAGCAGAACGAGGCCCGGGCGCTGCTCGGCGCCGCGCGCCTGGAGATCGGCCGTCGCGGCGGCCTGATCGACGAGGACGCCTGGTCGTTCGTGTGGGTCGTCGACGCCCCGCTGTTCAAGCCCACCGGCGAGGACGACGACGTCGCCGTCGGCGAGGGCGCCTGGACCGCGGTGCACCACGCCTTCACGTCCCCGACCCCGGAGTGGATCGACCGCTTCGAGGAGGACCCGGGCGCGGCCCTCGCGTACGCGTACGACATCGTCTGCAACGGCAACGAGATCGGTGGCGGATCCATCCGTATCCACCGGCGCGACGTGCAGCAGCGCGTCTTCGAGGTGATGGGGATCGGCGAGGCCGAGGCGCAGGAGAAGTTCGGCTTCCTGCTCGACGCGTTCGCGTTCGGTGCCCCGCCGCACGGGGGCATCGCGTTCGGCTGGGACCGGATCGTCACGCTGCTCACGCGGTCCGAGTCGATCCGCGAGGTCATCGCGTTCCCGAAGTCGGGCGGCGGCTACGACCCGCTGACCGGTGCACCGGCCCCGATCTCGCCGGAGCAGCGCCGGGAGACCGGCGTCGACGCGAAGCCGAAGCAGGACGCCGCCGGGAAGACCGCCGCCCAGGGATGA